CTAAAAATAATCCAAAAATTATGTTTATAAAAATTtgaattataaattataaattataaatgaattaaaaatgataaaaactttataaattaaaaaatttctacaatttacaaaaatacaagtttcCGCTTAATCTTCGATAACATTTAAACTCGGTTCTCTGTCTTTGTCTCGGTCTGATTTAGGATGCATTAACTCGTAGTAGTGCTCTAACCGCGGTGTATACATTTCTTCCCACCGTTTCGCAGCTATTGATCGATGTGCCGACCACAGCGGGTTCACTAAAGGCATGGGGTAGTCTCCTTCCAACTTAGCATGTATGAAGTGTCCCCCGTGAACATGTATAAGCGTTATCGCTTGAGGTCGTGGATCTAGTGGGGCATCCGTTAATGGGAAGATGGTAGAGCTCCATTCAATGCTTAGCACGTGGAGGACAATATTATACCTTTGCGCTATGAGAAGCCCTACCTGGGGCATTTCCATCCAGTGACTTTGATCGCACCCTTTCACTGAATGCCATTCGATGCTCTTACGTATTCGTTTAAAGTCTCCTTCGTTATATGTTTCGAATACATGCTTCCAACGCGGTTTGTTATGGTCAATCTCCAGCAGTAAATCTCTTCGAATATTGGGCCATGCGTGTTCCGTAAAACCTAACCCGACAGCCACAGACCTGTACCCACAATGACCGTCTGGGGTCACATCTTGTATACGCGATATGTAAGAGCGAAACTCTGATGGAATTTGATTCTTAAACCTCTTAATGCATAACAAGTGCTCGTCCCCCTTTATTAATGGAAAAACCTTATCATCCCTCGTCTCcttctttttagaacttgttgaACTGTTTGGTTgcattttaggtttttcagacttCACAAACGAACCAGTTCCACGAGAGCCCTCTGACGGTACGTATGAGCTGTGTCGGGGTAAATCGTACCTATGCTTGGGGGAAGCGGTAATTACGTTGCTGTCCTCGCCACAGGAGCTGTATCTCGCAGCTTGGTCTAACCTCGCAGCTTCATCTAGCCTTTCTTGTACTTTCTTTGAAGTAGGCCGACCGCGAGTGTTTTGCTGGACGATCGGTGGTTTCTTGGTTGACGATTTCGGGGTGAAAACCGCTTTTATCTTTGAAAGCATACTCTTTTGCTGAACGGGGGACTGCGCCTCTAAATGTTGCCGCACATTATTGAGCTCTGCTACAATATCGACCTCCTCGTCTACCAGTTTACAAGGGAGCAAGTCAAGCTTACGCCAGAATACATCTATCTCGTCGAGTTGTATTATACGCCCTGCACAGTTAAGTTAATACGGTGTGAGAAACAGCTAAATCGTACAAAATAACAAAAGGTTTgtggttttaatattttttacctgTACGTGTGTAGTTTTCCAGCCTACAAGCACACGGCAATCCTTTGCTAAGCCACATATGGCAACCACATGATGCGTTAAGTTTCCGCAAcacatccatcttcctcagtagctCTTTTTCCAGCAAATCAAGTGCTTCATGGGAAACCTTTCCACGTAGGTTGTCCAACATTCGGTGTCTGTGGTGGTTCATCGTTTTTTCGATGCTCTCAGTGAAACTTTTTTGTATTTCATCGTACTGAGTTTCAACTATATCAATGATGCATCTTGCTATTCGCTCCAATGAACTCCCGCGCGTAATGTATCTTTTTAAATTTGCGTgctggctctcaactctgttggTGGTGCGCTGACCAAAGTTGCGACACTTATCGGTCCACGCATAAACGAACATTTCTTTATAGTCTTTGAGCCAGTTTTCGTAGACGTAATCATAGACAcctgtaaaaataaaataatgaaatgtaAAAGCGTGTGTGAAATATAATAGATTGGGTGAGTCGTTTGTTGAAGGAACACTTACTGTCTCGGTTGGCAACCACGAGTCGGTTATACATTTTCTCCAAGTTGTACTTGTACATGGGCTCTGATGAAGATTCGCACAATGTCCGCCAGTACGACATAAATTTCCCCCAATCTTCTTTATCGAACCCTGACTTGCACTTTCTAGCTATATTTTGTTGGATGTGAAAGTGGCATAGAAGCCTTTTTGCGTTCGGGAATACTTTAGAACACGCGTTTATTAGGGCAAGCTCCCTATCCGTGACTATCACACGCGGCATCATACATTCATGCAATATTGACTTGATCCGCTCAAGCACCCACACGTAGTTACCCCTTCGTTCTTTACAAATAACGGCATGTGCGATACAAAAAGACTTCCCAGTCGACGTCATACCCACAACCTGGACAAATGGCATGTTGTAGAGGTTTGTTTTGTAGGTCGCGTCGATCAACATCACGtgcgggaatgcacgccacatagTGATTGAATAAGGATGAACAAAGAAAATCTCTGTTACGACATCTGTTTTGGGATCTTGTCGGGTGTCGTAAATGAATCGGCGGTCATGCAGCAGGCTTTCCAGTGCCTGAATAGGATTCTTTCCGTCCATTATTGTCGCTCTAATTTTTTGTACCGCATTTTGCACGTCTTTCTGAACGTGCAGGCTGTCGGGGAACTGCTTTCTTAGGGTTTGAAATATGATAcgtggctccatgttttgagcagtTAGCTGCTCCACTAGCTTGTATTCGGCTTTAGTAAATCTTCGCACAAAAGCGTGGCCCAACAGACTCGTCGTAGGTTCGTGGTTATGGTTCGCACAGTCCACTTTTAACTCCCACGTGTCGTTCGTCACGTCCCGGATGGCGAGTAATGAAAATGGGCAGCCGATTTTTTTGCTACCAGCTTTCCTAACTGTTGCTTTACTACGGTGTTCACCACTACGGTCGCACACAAGCCATACCATCCCAGTAGTACCGCCAATATTTTTTGATCGGCGGGTAACAATTACGTAACCATTATCCTTTCCCgtttcttgtacccaattcttcaaatcagttagagacatgaaacgctaaaaaaagttacgttaataataataaaatcgaaacttcagggaccatttgtgtcaaaaagacattaataataataataacaataataataataataataataataataataataataataataataataataataataatataatcgaAACTCATACTTCAGGTACTAATATGGTTATTATTGAAACTATTTTAACAGAATGATTTAACAAGGTTAACTTTCATATAAAGATTTCATCTTTAAACACTAACTCAGTTAGCATACTTAACTGAACAGTatagggaccatttgtgtcaattttttaaaactttagggactatttttgtcaatttttgaaacttcagggaccatttttgtcaattttcgaaagttcagggaccatttttgtcaattttcaaaagttcagggaccatttttgcaattttcgaaagttcagggaccatttttgtcaattttcgaaagttcagggaccattttttgtcaattttcgaaacttcagggaccatttttgtcaattttcaaaactttggggactgttttgtcaattttttgaaacttcagggactattttcgtaaaatttgaaacttcagtgacttttattgtttttggcacttaactggactaactgagttctctaactcagttagtggtccCTTGTATTAAATGCTAACCTAGTTAGGATATAACTATGatttaactaactaagttaggtttAAACTAACCATTTTGTTAATtagactaactagattattattataaaaagaatacattttttaataataataataattataattataatatttttaacaacaacaacaataataataataataataataataataataataataataataataataataataattacaattataattataattaaagtattttaacaataataacaataacaataattattataattatattatttttaacaataataataataataataataataataataacaattataattataataataataacaataattattTTAATGTGATACCTCATTTACTTGAAATGGATTGCCCGGGGTAGATGGTTCATAAAGTGATGTGTTACGGGACTCATAaccatatccaccatgttcttcgtatccaccgtatccaacTTCATCCCTAGATCTATCGTATACACTGtaaccaccttcacccccgtatccactgTAACCACCGTCACCCCCATATCTATCGTATCCACCGTAGCCCCCATATCCACTGtaaccaccttcacccccgtatccaccatcaccaccgtaTCCACTGTAACTTCCGTATCCACCTTCATCCCAGTATACCCCATAACCCGGATACGATTGCTGCGAcgggtaatatggttcatcaacaggtgcattctcaacaccgtatccactttgttgcacgtacgaagattcatacccgtatccgtaatctggacacacttgatgcgccgggtaatttggttcatcaacaggtggagtGGAAGTCTTGTTCAAGTCTGGCAACTGTGTTTCTTGATTAACAGGGActccagacacaacctcctcctcctcattggcagcatttgatccccatgtgtcgttagaataacgattaccgaaataattatccttccaaaatgatgacattttaacaaggttaaaccaaaaactaacaatttactgaagaagaagatgaaaaggaaagcaAAGTATATGTCGGGTGATGGGTAACATATATGAATGGAGGAATAAATAGACTTTCATCTGGCatgtcaatacgcagcgtattgatCCCTACTCACCGTATTACTTTATTCACGTGCCCTGGACAACATCGTATCAGGTCAAATCAGTCTATCAATACggtgcgtattgatcaatacgcacccTATGTAAGACTGATTTGACATGGTACTAGGTTTGACTGTCTGGTCGTGCACCTACcacttatatacgctgcgtattgaccaatacgcagcgtattcaggtaaccctatacgctgcgtattgaccaatacgcagcgtatgcaAACCCTAATTGTGCAGATAGCCTGACTTGGTGTGCAGATAGTGAGAGCCAATCTAAATTAGCCATGAGGTCTGAGCTTTCACGCAATTCCTACTTGCAAATTTGGCTAAGTTCCTCCTTGTGCATTGATTGAAGGACATTAAAATCGGACTTTGCAAGCTTCAGTAAGACCTCATTGTGGGAAACATCTTGTTGGTAAATAGGTATGTAACGCACGGCCTCTAGCCTTGGCAACCTTTTCCGGAGAGGCTGCTTTAGTGCTTCTTGTATTTGGGTTCTCAATAAAGAGTCGCAAGAAGGATCCTTTGCTATGATAGCAAGGTGAGTTTTAGTGAGCTCGAGGGCATCATCTAGTACTTTTTCGCCTTCCACCCGCATATAAGATGCTTCATACAAAGCAAGCAATCCTTGAGCATCTTCACATAAAGACTCCTTAAAATTTCCCTTCTCATACATATGGTACTTGAATATTCCTGTATGGTGCAAGCCCTCATCTTAGTGCCACAGTACCACATCAGgccaaaatcaacaaaaaaattaTACAGGTCTATATCGCAGATAGTGCCCCATCAACAAAGTCCTGCGGGTTCAATGTCCCAACAAGGACAATGGGAAATGATTTTGAGTttgatgttttgaaaaaaaaaaattgtaaatgaGACAATGGATGCATTTAGAAATTAACGTTATGGGTCTGATATTCATATTTTAATAGTGATCATGTTCAAGTCTGGTTGTGAAGGGGTTAGTGGTTCTAAACATGTAACTAAATACCAGATGAAATGTTGAAGCCTTGTTGCCGAAGGAGTCGGAACCAAAGAGAAAGGTTATGTAGGTTGTTTAGATCCACCCATTCTCACCATATGTAACGTATATATGTTTCAAGGCTTCCTCGATCTCCTCTTCGAAATGATAGGCAACGCCAAGGCGTTGGACTACATCAATAAATTCAATCAACTTCATATGTTGCAGTGATTCATTAGAGGAACCTTTGATCACTAGCTCCTTTCTTACTTCTTCTTTGAGCACTTCAACTACTTTCTTCTCCATCTCTAGATCATCTGGCTGCACGTACCAGGGCCGGCCCGTTAGTGTATCAAACCTAGGCTACCGCTTTGGGCCTCCAAAAGTTTAGGGCCTCCATTTGAAAAATATTATGTTTATATATTATGTATAATAACATTAAGTTTGATTAGCTTGTTGAATCTGATCCCTGTAGTGTGGTGGTAATTATTCCGTGCTTGTCAAAGCCCAGTTTTAGGTTCGATTCCCAGCATCAATTTTTAAaccttattttttttctttttaaattggAGAAGCCTCCGTAGGGCCAGATCCAAAAAATACAATGGATAAATCTAATGTTCAGTCTCTTTATATTATCATGGTTTGTAGCCTGTAGTGTTTATTAATTgatatattttaatttaatggtttaggtttattttgattttatttgttaagaTTATTGTTATGTTGATTTTATTTGTTCAGATTTTTGGGTTTTATTAGCAAAATCATCAATTTAATAGTGGTTTTTGTCTTTTTGGTTTATTTAAGTTGATTAGTAAATTATGTTATCCTAATTTGCTTTCAAATAGTCGTTGGTCACAACCAAAAATTCAAAATCAGAACTGGTTCCCTTAGAAACAAGAATAAGTTTATCACTTTTTTGTGCTACTAGCGTTTTAACTTTTAGATAGTCTCAACAAGTTTGTTATAATTGgtaatatttttttttggaaacaCGGCAATTAGTATCTTTTGAATTTCTGGAATCTTAATCACTCGGCGTCatttaactttattttaacaaATTATGTTTTTCTTCCATTAACAAAGTGTAATGGATCCATGTTCGTTAACACGTTATCGACTCATTAAGCGATTAATCTAGTAATATTGGTGAGTTATCAATTATCATTAAGATGGTGAGTAAATTAATATGTATTCAAAAGGGCCCCCAATTTTAATATTCGTTTTGGGCCTCCAAAAAGCTTGGACCGGCTCTGGCACGTACAAAAGAAATAAGAAGATGATTTTCTCATTATAAATGGACGGTTAAACAATAAATTAGTAGTGATAGAAAACCTCTTCAAATGTAAGAAACTGATCCCCCCATATGCTAGCACTGAAATTCACAGTGTTGCGGATAACATCCAGCTTCGTGTCACTATTATCATCAACGGCCGATGGTAAAATACGCGAAGAGAAGGAAACAGTAGAAAGCTGAAAGTTTGACATCTCAAAATTTTCTAATGGTGATAGGCTATAAAAATTTTGAGATCAACTGAAGTATATATACACGTAATGCAAACTGTTCGTCATGTGTATCCATTCAAAAAGACATAAATAGTACACCACCAATTTATCTCTTTTAATGCAAACTGTTGATCATGTGTATCTTTCCAAAAATACAAAATTAGTACACCACCAATTTCACTCTATTAAAGACACATATTAGAAAACCTTAGCCAACTTgtcatattttattttttaactaaCAGTAGCAATTAATTTTTGCGGTAGTTGAATACATATTCGTTCATCTAGGGGCGTGGTCTTGGTAGTAGCAACCCGTAATTGAATATATATTCATTCATCTTGGAGCTATGGTCTCAGTGGTAGCCACCCCTAGAGATACCTAAGTGTGACAAATGTCTGCCCTCATTATAACCTTTGCTGACCCTACAAATTAGTGGGATATTACTGGATAGCTTTCCTTAGTTTCGTTAAATGTTCATTTTATCTAAAAAAAAAGTATTTAAGGTACTCTTAACACAATAGATCAGGTTTCTTTTGTACCAGCCTTTTCTTAAAGACAGGTTATAGATGATTGGGGAGTACTCTAATTAGACTAGGAGTTGTGGTTTAACTAGCAAGTGCTTGTTAAAGCGCCACGCACTGCCACGTAGGTAGTGAGGCTTTAACTCACGTCCCAATCCTATAATCAAATCAATAAAAAGAACACACAATTTGGACTAAGATCTCCAATAGATTAAGAAAATAACACAAAGCTTGATACAACTTTTCATAATACGTAAACCATACTCGGCCATGTACTTAGGGTGGAGGGGGTGGTGATCACTCATCACTCAGAACagccaatcaagttccgccatgtcatcaaccattattccaccactcacaaccatttttagtgGAAATACTCATCAATCACAACACACAATAATAAACCCACACATTCTCTCACAATCTTCTTTTCTTCACGCCGTGATAATTTCCACACGTGATATATTTTTATGCCTGATACATGAAGTGGCGATGgtgtgatacattttatcactcgTTATATTCCTTTATCACGGGCTAAAGTTAAACCGCCCCGCCTGCCCTTATAGGGGACTAACTTCCTAACATTAAATTAGTCAACAAGAACAATTAGTAACCCTAATTAACACTTTAAGATTAGGCACACTACCCATCACCTACTTGGGCCGACCTATTGGCTCGGACTGAATTTGAAATCatgccaacaatctcccccttaaTTTCTTACACAAAATAGAGGAGTCTTGAAAGCCCAATAGCTCTCACATTTCAACAAACTTGATTCTCTGGAGTGGTTTTGTCACTACATCCGCTCATTGCTCCTCTCCACAAACGTACTCGATCAAAACTCGCCCCTTCTCTATACTTTGGCTTTTCAAATGAGTAGCGTAAGATGAAACATGGAAGAAAGAGTTGTATAAAACTTGGCCAATAAAGTTAGCAGAGCTTCCGTTATTTGAACACAATGCTACTAGAGTTGCAAAAAAATGAACACTCAACGTAACACACATCACCATTTTGCAAATTAATATATTGCaggtaattaaaatataattatattaACAAACAATTATTTTATAACATCACGTGGAACATTGGTATGATATGCACGTAGTATGGCATGCACATAAAACAGCGTATGTGCATGGCAAGAGATATACTCTTATCACACACGGAACAAGCTTAAGAAAAATAAATTACAACAATGACATTTGTTAACACCGATAAACATCATGCATTTAGTCTTGAATACAAAATAGCTATTGGGTGAACCCAGagcgatttgatgtgatttatCATCTCTTTCCTGGCATGAGAGTAGCTGTTGTTGACTTTATATATGACGTGACACGCACGAGCAAAGTTGATTGCCGACAGTTGCAGAGGAAATTGGATGTCAGCTGGTGTGAGCGACTCTCGATTTATAACTTTTCATGCATCTACAACCATGTTAGATATAAACTCACATGCTTCCTTATCGGATGCACCTATCCGGTTTGTTTTTGCTACCACTCGGTCCTTAGAGCTACATGACCTCACTTGTTCCtaaatattttaaaatgttttctcACCGTATTAGTATATGAATCACTTTCTCTTGCATTAGACATTTGAATAAATAGATCTGAGTATGTCTCTctctttaaatatatatatatatatatagaggaaggttcaaatgaaaaccactagttattgtgaaaactcgaaaactaattaaaaaaagaaaaaaacatacaattttttttttttttttttttgcaaatcaAATTTCgtaggttttttttataaaaaaattcaaaaaaaaaatttgtgtagtacacatgtgtactactacacatgtactacacatgtgtagtattacacatgtgcactacacaaaaaaattttttttgaaaaaaggttttttttacatatataaaaaccagcgatttttataaaaaaaattgaaaaaaaaaattttgtgtgttttttaggctttttttaattagttttggagttttcacaataaaagtggttttcatttgaactatcccctatatatatatatatataggattaggttcaagagtgaacactagtgtagcttgcgaactgagtgaactaatccttgccatacacgtgtgtaggtgaatggccaggatttgatgttgaaatacactagtgtattttacgatttgatgattaGATCCTGACCATacacacgtgtgtagatcaataggcaggatttgttcactcagttcgcaaatacactaatGTTCACTCTataaccccaccctatatatatatatatatatatatatatatatatatatatatgtatatatatatatatatatatatataatatatatatatataggagaagaatCCGTTAGGAACCATACTTTATTAcaagaaccagtgtgaacacatggcaattTTGTAATTATAATATGCTTATGATAAAACACGCGCATTCCTTTTTTTGTCACTGTTCTCCATTTTAGGGTTTCAAGGAGTTTCATCAGTTCACAGTTTTCACAAATGGCAGAGACGCTTCACGGTGGTCGCCGCTAATGCTCCGTCGCTAAAGAGAAGATGTCGCCGCTAAAAAAGTCGCCGCGACATATTGATCTTTAGCGACGACATTTGTCGCCACTAAAAGTCAAAAACAGTAAAACAAATTCCATTGTATTGCTATTCCCAGGTTTACTGCCATTTCCAGTTTTCAAAATACATACCAAAccgttgatatatatatatatatatatatatatatatatatatatatatataagtacaCAAACGCTAACTAGTTCGAAACCGCAAACAGAACtgtgaaagcaccggatcgatgacgaacatcaaacattgcacttgatttcaagacatgaagaacaaaatatgaacaagatagaaatatgtagaagatgaaactctttattgatgaatcagtcatcacagattacacaaaccaaaggagtatacatcatctacaagctggatttagatcacaaagatctaaaccctagctttctctcactaacacatagtctctctgagaggtgcacaaagcttcaagagttgccctaatctacacaatacacacatatatataggctagggactaaacaTCGGACAAACCTATTCTACACCAAAACTCTGACTTTTGCCCTaaacataaaactcagacaaaagttctcctaaaacttggacaagttgtccaaggataaaccttggactaactttcaagacatgtacaataaagaccctaacaattggaaggcatgcacttttcacccaaggtgcattaacaactcccccttgatcaaagcatggtcttcatgtggtcttgaattcttcattatggttgactttaacttggacttctgctttggttgaccagaactgataagcgacagttacccggcaggaactgcacttacagtctcccccttaactgttgcatcAGTTCTGTGTGGCATCGATAATCTTCAATCACCGGATACTACACTTAGAGACTCCCCCTTGACTGATGATATCATGCATGCTTTCAACTTTAGCTGAGACTTGATCTTTTAGGTAGAGCACATcgatcttcaacccttctaattaaagacttgctgacgatcacttaaggccgctttgagaaacccgaagaatccaacatcaaacactgtagatcctccccctcaaactactcccgaatcaaattaacgcgaaccgacctacaaccacatgtaggaatatcgctcgatacattaatcttcaaacctaaccggtagcagaaagaaacattggatttccaatgcccaaccttgaacacttcaaacttcacaaagacatgaagctcagttggataagttaataacaaactgaactttgtaaaagtacatccaccatcttgatcagAGTCTTCAACCGAGTGTCTAAAATCATTTCATCTCGAATCTTCAAGATCCAATCTCGTATCTTCACAAATTCCACCAATTACCCGATGACTTTCGTCTCTGATCTCCCCCTCAATGTAAGAACCCCTATTTCAAGAATCCGATCAGTCACCCAACTTGGAAGAGGGACCAAGAAGACTCATCTTCTCTACTCTAACCGGCAAACGATAAAGGCATCACCTTCAAGTACTTGCCAAACGAACAATTTGCTTCATCACGTCAACACTTGATTAAGCCTCGAACAAACGTGACAGAACTCAATCATACACTAGCTCTAACTTGCTTCATGTTATAAACACTTCGCCACCGGTAAGATTAACACTAAGTTAATCTCAAAGATAGTAAACATCAACTTGTTTCGATGTAGCACCACGAGGTTTTCGTTTACAAAGAAAACaggaatttcaaaatttttactccccctttttctttgtaaacTATACAAGAATCCAAGTAAGTCGTATTTTCTTCACCTCCTCACTTGATCCGAACAA
This is a stretch of genomic DNA from Helianthus annuus cultivar XRQ/B chromosome 16, HanXRQr2.0-SUNRISE, whole genome shotgun sequence. It encodes these proteins:
- the LOC110916961 gene encoding uncharacterized protein LOC110916961 isoform X2, with the protein product MFVYAWTDKCRNFGQRTTNRVESQHANLKRYITRGSSLERIARCIIDIVETQYDEIQKSFTESIEKTMNHHRHRMLDNLRGKVSHEALDLLEKELLRKMDVLRKLNASCGCHMWLSKGLPCACRLENYTRTGRIIQLDEIDVFWRKLDLLPCKLVDEEVDIVAELNNVRQHLEAQSPVQQKSMLSKIKAVFTPKSSTKKPPIVQQNTRGRPTSKKVQERLDEAARLDQAARYSSCGEDSNVITASPKHRYDLPRHSSYVPSEGSRGTGSFVKSEKPKMQPNSSTSSKKKETRDDKVFPLIKGDEHLLCIKRFKNQIPSEFRSYISRIQDVTPDGHCGYRSVAVGLGFTEHAWPNIRRDLLLEIDHNKPRWKHVFETYNEGDFKRIRICTR
- the LOC110916961 gene encoding uncharacterized protein LOC110916961 isoform X1, with product MFVYAWTDKCRNFGQRTTNRVESQHANLKRYITRGSSLERIARCIIDIVETQYDEIQKSFTESIEKTMNHHRHRMLDNLRGKVSHEALDLLEKELLRKMDVLRKLNASCGCHMWLSKGLPCACRLENYTRTGRIIQLDEIDVFWRKLDLLPCKLVDEEVDIVAELNNVRQHLEAQSPVQQKSMLSKIKAVFTPKSSTKKPPIVQQNTRGRPTSKKVQERLDEAARLDQAARYSSCGEDSNVITASPKHRYDLPRHSSYVPSEGSRGTGSFVKSEKPKMQPNSSTSSKKKETRDDKVFPLIKGDEHLLCIKRFKNQIPSEFRSYISRIQDVTPDGHCGYRSVAVGLGFTEHAWPNIRRDLLLEIDHNKPRWKHVFETYNEGDFKRIRKSIEWHSVKGCDQSHWMEMPQVGLLIAQRYNIVLHVLSIEWSSTIFPLTDAPLDPRPQAITLIHVHGGHFIHAKLEGDYPMPLVNPLWSAHRSIAAKRWEEMYTPRLEHYYELMHPKSDRDKDREPSLNVIED